The window ACTCGGAACGGACTGAAACCGTCGCCTCTCAACTCCGGGCCGCTGAGTGTATCGAGGAACTCCCGTTCCGAACGCGTCTCAAACAGCGGCTGCCCGTCACGGCGAACGTTTCACCAGCGATCGTTGCGGACCCACTTACTGCCCCGAACTTCTGTCTGCTCGATGGGGCGTCGCTGACCGCCGAAGGCCGTCGGGCACTCGAAACAACGCCGAACGAACAGACGGGAATCCCGCGGCCCAACGACGACATACTGGCACAGTACGACGAGGGCATGCTCCTCGGGCGGCCACTCACGACCGACGATCAACCGACTGACCCACCAGTATCGCTGCCGCCGTCGCTACAGCCTCTCCATGCCGCCTGGTTCGGGAAAACCGGCTCCGGGAAATCAACGTCGCTGATCAACGCTATCCTCGAGAACCACGGCGCCACCGAGGGCGCGGATATCCTTATCGACCCGAAAGGCGACGGGATGCCCGTCGAGTACCTACGTGCGCACTACGCCAAATACGGCGACCTCGATGATGTCTACTACTTCGACTGCACCGAAACGTTGCCGGCAATCTCGTTTTTTGACATCCGCGATCAACTGGCGGACGGCATCGACCGCACGACGGCCGTCGAAGACGTCGTCGACCACTATATCGAGATTCTCATCGGAATCATGGGTCGGGACCGCTTCGAGCAGGCGGTCCGTTCGCCGGACATCATCAAATACCTCGTCAAGGCGATGTTCGACCCGGTCCACGGCGACGACGCCTTCGCACATCGCGACTTGGAGGACGCGGCAACGCGGATGCACGAAACCCGCGATGCGCCACCCGTCGTCGACGAAGACCTCCAGCGAATGCTCTCGGGTGTCGCTGCCAACAGCAAGCGCTCCTTCGACGAACTCATGCAGGGGGTTGCAAACCGTATCGAGAAGATCCCGCTCGATGACCGCCTCGGGCAACTCTTCAATCACGTACCCGAAGGCGACGATCCGAAGTTTGACTTCCGGGAAATCCTCGACGAGGACGCGGTCGTCATCGTCGACACGGGCGGCCTCCGTCCGGCGAGCCAGCGGACCATCACGCTTGTCCTCCTGTCGGCGCTGTGGAGCGCGCTACAGCGTCGAACACGAGCGGCCGATACGGACGACCACCCGCTCGTGAACCTATACCTGGAGGAGGCTGCGTCCATCGCGACCTCCGGACTACTGTCGGACCTGCTTGCCCAGTCGCGGTCCTTCGGGCTCTCGATAACGCTGGCGATGCAGTTCCCCGCACAGCTTCGGCAGGCCGACAACGAGGCCTACGCTGAGGTCCTCAACAACGTCTCGACGATTATCACGGGCAACGTCGCCGTCGACGACGACCTCGCCAGGCGACTCGCCACGGAGGACATGCCGCCCAGCGAGGTCGCGAACCGCTTGCGAGCGATTCGTCGCGGCCAGTGGTTCGTGTCGCTGCCGTCGGCCTTCGACGTCGAGGAACCCCGGCCGTTCCTGCTCAAGAGCGCGCCGCTGCCGCCCGGCCATCCTGATGGAGATAACACGTTTTTGGCGGCCGAGGAGACGGCGTTCGAGGCTGCCTTCGACGTCGTTCGCGACCGGACGCGCCTCGACCACGGCATCGATATCGCGATGAACACGCGTCAGGCGACGATGGAACGGCATGCCTCGAGTGAGGCCAGCATCGATTCCGAACCCACTGCCGAGGACTTAGAGTCCGCACCGGAAGTCGATACGGACGCTCGTGTTGACTCCGCACTGCCGTATACGAAACGGCTTCCAGAGGTAGTCGACTACGACGGCGAAGCTCACGCACTCGTTTGCGGCGCTTGTGAGACGCGCTATGACCCGACGAGCGATGGGATGCGTCACGCGATACGGTGCTGTAACACGATTGAGGACGTCGACCGCGACAATATCCCGATCTGCGAACTCAATCTCAAACTCTCAGTTGACGAGCGTCGACAGAGCCCATACACCGACGCACAGTTGCGATTCCTGCAGGCAGTCTATGCGGCCCACCAGCGGCGCTTCGACCCGGAACTGGAGTACGACCTCCTGTATGATAGCATGGTCCGCCTACAGGAGTACGTCGGCGTCGACAACCCCGAAGTACAGGAACTGCTGGACGCGGACCTGCTTTCCGAGGATTGTTCGTATCCACACAAGCTCTATACCGTCACGCCGGAGGGTCGGGAAGCCGCCAACATCAGTCATCGTGAAGGAGTCGCCCACGGCGATGGAAAGGGTGATCTGAGCGAATCCTCCCTGCACGTCGGGATGGTCGAACTCGGTCGGCGGTATATCGAACAGACGTTCGTCGAGGACGACGACTCCGAGGCCGTCGATGCCGTGAGCTATCACGAGGTCGACGACTACCGACTTGATGCCGCTGGGTTGGATGCCGACGGCGAGGTCGTCGTTACGATGGAAGCCGAACGGTCGAATCACGACACGCTCCGAGCGGTCCCGGAGGATTACGACAAGATGGCCAACCACGATCCGGAGGCCGCCATCTGGGTCGTCAAGAACCGTGACGGTGCGCACGACGTCCTCGATGCGCTCAATAACCCACCTGAGGGCGAGGCACGCGTCGAAAAAGAGTACAGTCGAAGTTCACCGCCACAGCAGTTCAAGATCGACGAGCCCGGGCTGACGGACGTGTTTACCTTCCAGTATCTCCGGGATACGATACTGGAGTGACTCTCGACCCGAGATTGCTACCGCCAATCGAATAGCGACCCGCTCGATTCGCGTTCTTCTTCTAATTCTGCTTCGAGGGCTTTCCGTCGGGCGCGTTCCTTCTCCAGTTCGGCCTGTAACTCCGCTTTCTCTTCGAGAACGTCGCTCAGGCGTTGCTCCAGTTCTTCGATTCGTTCGAGCCGCTCTCGTTCTCGAGAATCGCGAGAGGTCGACTCCTGTGGCTGTTGCGTGGGTTGCGTGTCTGCTTCGTCGAATTCACTGGATGGATCGTAGAACTCGCTCGTTCCAGCGATGGCCCGCTCGATCGTTTTCTCGCCGTAGGTACTCCCGTCGGCGAAGTGTTGCTCGTCCCATTTCTCACGCATCAGCCCCGAGTCCCGGAATAGCCGATTGATCTGCCGGGCATCACCGCCGGTCCAGAAGGCCAGCAGCGAACACAACGCCATGTCCGCTTCCGACTGGCTCTCGTATCCGGCTGTGTTGCCGCGATACAAGGCTTCGAACTTCTCCCCGTTTGCGGCGTTCTTCGCCTTCTGGAGGAGTTCTTCGTCATCGAGGGAGCGATTTACCTGCTTGTTGTCGACATTCTTCGATTCTGATGTCTGCTGTTCGTCGGGCGCGAGATACTCGTCATAGACGGCTGTAAGTGCGTCTTCCCGTTCCTTGATCGCTTCAGGCGTTCCGTCGACGTGGTCAGCAGTTACGGTGAAAAAGCGCGCCGTCTCGTAGAGTTCCAGCTCGCCCTTGCGATTGCGGCCCTCCGGAAGCGAGCCAGCCACGAGCACATGATAACCGGTGCCGGAGGGACTAACCTCAGTAAAGGAATCGAGCGTCTCGATGACGTCTTTGGCCCACGCTTCGGGTTGCCCCGTCTCCGGGTCTCGGCAGTCGTCGAGATCGACACCCACAATCGAGTCCGAATCGGTAAACACGAAGCCGAGGCCGTCCTCCTGCCCGAACTGCACTTGCTCACGAGCCGTCTCGAATGCCGCCCACGTCTCCGCGTCGGTCGTCGACGCGAACTCTCCGGTGGTCGGGTCGATCGGAATCTTCGTCGTTTTTCCATCACGCTCTTCCGCACGCCAACAGAGCCACTGGTCGTACTCCAAGAGCGTGTCCGGGATCTCGTCTTGGTCTGGCAGCGACTCCGACATTTAATTTCTGATTGTATATTAATAACTAAAGAATTCTGTTCGTGGCGGTAGTTGCGATTCCTACACCCCCTGCTGAACGAGTGTACGGTAGTGTAAATGGGTGTAACGCCTGATTTATTGAGTATACGGTCGTTCCGAACGCCGCAATGTGAGTTCAACCTCACTGTGTAGCGGGGGGATTGGTGATTGCACTACACCGCTAACAGTTGGATTCACACGCGATATCGGTACCCCTCGGTTTCGGGTCGAGAGAGGTCCTCCAATAGCTACGGTACCGCTGACTGTTCGATAGCCACGGGTGTAGACTGGCAGTAGATCAATCGTAACGACAGTAGACGGTAATCCTGAAACCCCGATACACCCCCGGATGTATGGGGGTGTATCGCCGGTTTTCCAATTTTGAAATAACCGGTATACTGGCCAGTTTACTGTCTCGCATAGCCGCCGTTGATTGGGTTCGGGACGCTTAGCCGTTCCTTGGGACGTTTGTTGATAACCGATCTGAAATACCTCTGTTATCGTTCGTCGTGTGCCGCATCGCTTTGCTCACATCTGAAGTCACATCTCTCATTGCGGACGGCTCTGTAATCGTACACCCCCTTGTAGCGGGTTTACAGCCGACTTAACGCCTGAAATCACCGTATCTAACCGTGTATTGTGTGGGGCTTCTGCCCCGTATATTACAAACAGTGTACCGACTCTCCGACCGGTCGAATATTTATTACTGAATAGGAGGCCAGAGACCCTCGGCCGACGCCCTGGTGGTTTTATTTGGCCGTGTACGGGTGGCGGCCAACTCGGGTCGTTCAAAACCATGAGTCAGAAGACAACAGATCCAGACGGTCGACTCGGCGTCTACAAGCAGTTCAGCGATGTTCCTGAACGACATCGGCTAGAATCCTACCACGACCAGTACCAAGGTCGAGATCTGTGGGGTGAATTCCTAATTGAGGTCTATTTTCCACAGCACAACGCCTATCAGACACAACAGGAAGCGCGTCGAACCGGTCGCAAATGGCGGCGTGTCATGGACGAACGCGGACGACACCATGCACTTGCACGGCCTGCTGATGTCGAATATCTGTGTAGAGAACTCCTTGAGAACGTAACTCCCCTCACTGCCTACAAAACGTATTGGGGGAAGTTAGAACGGTTCTATGACTGGCTGCTTTGGCATACTGAGCACCCTCATCTGTATAATCCGCTACTAATGGCTGCGAACGAACATGAGGCAGCTGGCGAGATCTGGGAGACAAAGATGGAGGAAACACTATGAGCGACGAAGTCAGCGACGATCCGGAAACCCGGATTGCTGAAGCATTCGATCGTAGCCAGGACCCACTTGCAGCGTTCGAAGACGAGTTTACCACGGTGGATGTCGATCCGTTTGAACTGTTCGTGATTGAGTCGGTAGAACAGCGCGATCTGGTCGAGACCACCATCGAAGGATATCGGCGAGTTCACCGACAGTGGTGCCAGTTCATGGAACGTCAGGGTCGTCATCCGGCGTGTCCAAGCGAACGCCATGTTGCGGCGTTCATCGAGCATCTATACGAAGACCGAGATAATCATCCGAATACGGCACAGTCGAAACTGAGGCGGCTGAACGAGACCTATCAGTTCTGGCAGCAGTCCCCCGCGTTTCCTCATCCGACTGATTTCAATCCGATATCGCTGGCTATGTCGAAGGTCTCGTTCAGTGCTTCGGAGGATCAAAAGGAGTTGCCGCCACTGTCGATGAGCGAAGTTCGGGGTGTTCTCCAGTCGATTGACGCCCTTCGTGATCAGTTGATAATCTTCCTGCAACTGAAACTTGGCTTGCGAGCCAGTGAACTGACCAATATCCGCATCGACGAAATCGCTATTCGATCAGCTACTCTCCGAGAGGCGTATCCTGAACTCGGTTCACACTGGAGTCTGAGTGGTCGGCCAAATACGATCTTCATCCCTCACGATAGAGATCGAAACAAGTCCTGTCGACCGCGTGTGTTACCACTGGATGAAGAGACCAGACGGCTTCTGGAACAATACCTGTATCTGCGACCGGATAACGGTGAGCCGTGGCTCGTGCTCTCGACAGAGGGTCATAACAAACTGTCCCATCACGACGTGAACAATCTCTGGATCGAGTATTTTAGACCGATGTACGAAGAGACGAAACACCACCGAGCCGTTGGGAGCCACTTCGGTCGACACTTCTTCACCACGTATTGGCGAATCGAGAACGGAATCGACCGGCAACTACTTCGATATATGAGAGGCGACCGAGCTGAAGGAACGTCTATCAAGGACCGTGCCGGTGTAGACGAGTATATTCACACCTACTACGAGGACGTGGAGGACGTCTTTCGGAATGAAGGCTACCAGCTTCTGACTGGGTAGCCCGTCCGCCTTTTCGCCCATCACCGTATCGCGTCGCCTCAGGCGGTCCAGTGGCCGTTCGGCCGCTGCAGTTCGAGGGTGACGTTGTTCCCGCCCGAATCGATTCGGTCGAATTCGAGGGTGCCGCCGGACCGTTCCGTGATCCAGTGGACGAACCACAACCCGAGTCCACTCGTGTGGAACGTCGGGGTTAGCGACGTGAAATCATCCAGCGGGAGGTACTCCATGTCCGGTATCTCGGGCGCGGAATCGACTACTCTAACCGCGACCGTCGATTCGCGCAATCGCACCACGGCGTGTACGGAGGGTTCCTCGGCGTCGTTGTGTACGATGCCGTTCTCGATGAGTTCACGAATCGCCTTGTCCACGGCCGGCGCGGCGACGGCCGTCGCCGAATCCGGCATATCATAAGTGATTCTGCTGTCCGGGTACTCCTCACGGACTTCCCGAACGACCGATTCGATGACGTCGACCACGTCGAGTTCTTCGACGGGTTCGCGCTCGGTCAACAGTTCGACGATTTCGTGGTGGTTATCGAACAGCGAGAGCAGTTGCTCCGATGCGGTTTCGATTCGGCCGGCCACTTCGGAGGGTCGGGCCGTGCCCTCCCGGAGTCGGTCGGCCTGTCCGTTGACGATGTTGACCTTGTTGCGGAGGTGGTGTTGCAGCAACCGGTCGACGGCATGGAGGTGCTGGTCTCGGGCGACTCGCTCCGAGATATCACGCCCGATACCGACCAGTCCGACGACCTCTCCGTCCCGGACTAATCGCTGTTTGCGGAATTCGAAGGGAATCTCCCGGCCCCGTTTCGTCACGACGGTCGCCTCGATGACGTCCTCGCCGCCGGCGAAGACCGACGCGATCGATTCGGAGACGCGGTCGGCGTCGGCGTCGACGAAGAACTCCTCGACGTGCATCTCTCGAACTTCCGACTCGTCGTAGCCCGACACCTCCAGCAGGGCGTCGTTCCACCGTTTCAGGTCCCCGCCGGGCGTGATGACGTAGAAGACGTCCTGCAGCGCGTCGAGCGCGTCGTCGATGAGCTGGCGTTCCGCCTCCAGTTCCGCCTGGACGTTCTTGAGGTCCGTGACGTCGATGATGACCGCTTGCCCGATATCCTGTCCTTCGTATCGTCCGGGCGCGGTGGTGACCCGGATGCTGCGCGTCTCGCCGTCCACTCGCTGTAGTTGCATCTCGGTGGGTCCCGCCGACCGTTTGTCCCCGACGACCGTCGCGAGTTCTTGCTTTGCCGTGTACTTGTCGTCGGGGTCGATGAAATCGAAGATGGAACGGCCGATCAACTCCGACCGAGAGGAAAGGCCCAACAGGTCGACGACGGCGTCGTTGCCCCAGAGTACCTCACCGTCCGCATCGAAGAGATTGATCGGCG of the Natronomonas halophila genome contains:
- a CDS encoding type IV secretory system conjugative DNA transfer family protein, which encodes MTTSISSVDNARYTVYRIIPSEEHLDADALRDVFERLHSVDTSSRFGFCLLTQADRIEYYAFADSEYRNTVEHTLRGLFPDSARIETTELPPEFEIEEPTAALELHGWGDRQDDWQTRLRPVVRENATPQFPLAAVVNTLTEAESTVAYQAVFSPKRDWRADAQVRIEQLKRNTDTPSQRFFDFLQGEYDPDPEFEDASPEHQDRIESIEAMDARRSFVVNVRAIADGPDAEAVLEEITTVFGPVGGDFYEPTARVYTDSERTETVASQLRAAECIEELPFRTRLKQRLPVTANVSPAIVADPLTAPNFCLLDGASLTAEGRRALETTPNEQTGIPRPNDDILAQYDEGMLLGRPLTTDDQPTDPPVSLPPSLQPLHAAWFGKTGSGKSTSLINAILENHGATEGADILIDPKGDGMPVEYLRAHYAKYGDLDDVYYFDCTETLPAISFFDIRDQLADGIDRTTAVEDVVDHYIEILIGIMGRDRFEQAVRSPDIIKYLVKAMFDPVHGDDAFAHRDLEDAATRMHETRDAPPVVDEDLQRMLSGVAANSKRSFDELMQGVANRIEKIPLDDRLGQLFNHVPEGDDPKFDFREILDEDAVVIVDTGGLRPASQRTITLVLLSALWSALQRRTRAADTDDHPLVNLYLEEAASIATSGLLSDLLAQSRSFGLSITLAMQFPAQLRQADNEAYAEVLNNVSTIITGNVAVDDDLARRLATEDMPPSEVANRLRAIRRGQWFVSLPSAFDVEEPRPFLLKSAPLPPGHPDGDNTFLAAEETAFEAAFDVVRDRTRLDHGIDIAMNTRQATMERHASSEASIDSEPTAEDLESAPEVDTDARVDSALPYTKRLPEVVDYDGEAHALVCGACETRYDPTSDGMRHAIRCCNTIEDVDRDNIPICELNLKLSVDERRQSPYTDAQLRFLQAVYAAHQRRFDPELEYDLLYDSMVRLQEYVGVDNPEVQELLDADLLSEDCSYPHKLYTVTPEGREAANISHREGVAHGDGKGDLSESSLHVGMVELGRRYIEQTFVEDDDSEAVDAVSYHEVDDYRLDAAGLDADGEVVVTMEAERSNHDTLRAVPEDYDKMANHDPEAAIWVVKNRDGAHDVLDALNNPPEGEARVEKEYSRSSPPQQFKIDEPGLTDVFTFQYLRDTILE
- a CDS encoding tyrosine-type recombinase/integrase, with amino-acid sequence MSDEVSDDPETRIAEAFDRSQDPLAAFEDEFTTVDVDPFELFVIESVEQRDLVETTIEGYRRVHRQWCQFMERQGRHPACPSERHVAAFIEHLYEDRDNHPNTAQSKLRRLNETYQFWQQSPAFPHPTDFNPISLAMSKVSFSASEDQKELPPLSMSEVRGVLQSIDALRDQLIIFLQLKLGLRASELTNIRIDEIAIRSATLREAYPELGSHWSLSGRPNTIFIPHDRDRNKSCRPRVLPLDEETRRLLEQYLYLRPDNGEPWLVLSTEGHNKLSHHDVNNLWIEYFRPMYEETKHHRAVGSHFGRHFFTTYWRIENGIDRQLLRYMRGDRAEGTSIKDRAGVDEYIHTYYEDVEDVFRNEGYQLLTG
- a CDS encoding PAS domain-containing protein → MRFFRSNDSEQRYRQLIEASPAPINLFDADGEVLWGNDAVVDLLGLSSRSELIGRSIFDFIDPDDKYTAKQELATVVGDKRSAGPTEMQLQRVDGETRSIRVTTAPGRYEGQDIGQAVIIDVTDLKNVQAELEAERQLIDDALDALQDVFYVITPGGDLKRWNDALLEVSGYDESEVREMHVEEFFVDADADRVSESIASVFAGGEDVIEATVVTKRGREIPFEFRKQRLVRDGEVVGLVGIGRDISERVARDQHLHAVDRLLQHHLRNKVNIVNGQADRLREGTARPSEVAGRIETASEQLLSLFDNHHEIVELLTEREPVEELDVVDVIESVVREVREEYPDSRITYDMPDSATAVAAPAVDKAIRELIENGIVHNDAEEPSVHAVVRLRESTVAVRVVDSAPEIPDMEYLPLDDFTSLTPTFHTSGLGLWFVHWITERSGGTLEFDRIDSGGNNVTLELQRPNGHWTA